atttcttctaGCCAAGActgaaaattaaaattagaaataaataagattaatttcattacgAAATTCTTGGAATGCCTTTTCCAAACTGTCTCACTTTTATCCTAAAAAGGTAAAAATCGAGTAATCACTAAATATTCCTTGGAGATAGACACTgtttagtattatttacCTTAGGCTGGTATTTGAGACTTCTTAATGCAGCTGATCATGAATTCAATTTGAGAATTATGTaaccttttttttgttaagCATGCTAAACAAGGTTAATAAAATGTTTGATAGAATttagttttcttttttttttttatttatttttttttatttgatttttgattttttattagttaattgattaatagaattatcTTGTCATTAATGTTGGCCTTCATTGGCTGAATTAATGAAGGGTTTTATCCAATGAAAAGGTTTTTCCGAAGAGAAATTTGCTCTGCTAGCTGATTATCTAGGGAGAGAATTCTGCTACCCGTTGGATTATCTGATAAGGTTTATGAAACCGAATCTATGATGGCATCATGATTATTCACTTTTGGAATTTCTCTTTATCTTAAGCATTCTATGATGATTGGctcttattattttgctTCTTTATAATTGGGCAGCATCAAGTACTACTTGCCTTTCTGTTgatgaatattaaaattggcATAATTGTCACATTAGCATTGcttataattatttcttgatttccattaatccaaataatttaatccAACGGAATAGGTTGGTATATGTTTAACTAAGAATATCGTGTCGTTGCAATATTTtagtattatatttttaaatatatgaaattCTGTTTTTGTTAAAGTTGGAAACCTTGATATTTATTAGTTAACCATCGATGTGtttctattttttgtaattttgtTAAGTacagtatttttttttgacaGTGTACAGAGATTTTCCATTCATTTACGACTTTATTTAGCTCTTATTCTTAAGTTAGTCGCGGGATGAAGAGCTTTGCGATGGATCAAGCTCATGAAAATAATCCTGTAAATTTGTTAAACCTTTGTAAAATCAtcatgaaaaaattaagaatataattagatttgaataaatagtAATGTGGTATGtagataaaaaagaatataaacgtttgataaacaaaaaaatgtggatatatattatacagTATTGAATTGTATATGCATggtatttaattttagtattaattttttttttttgtaaaaaattcttgaagTTGCTGggatataaaagaaaaataaaggaACAGAATAACATCAGAGTGGAGCTTAAGAGTAAAAATAGGAAAGtcaaatgaagaaatgTAATAAAACAAAGATAATTAGTATAGTGTCTATCAATTCGTagctttaaaaaaatgcaaTCAAGGCTAATAGAATCAAAGCAAACGAACCCTTAATGTGAGAAGCGCTGCCTTCAAATTGTGACACTGTTACTGGGTAAGAATGAGTTGGAATGGAGGAGCTAGATAATGTTGAGAATGAAACTTGTTCAACAATAGTTGGTAATGTTTCAGTTATAGTAGATGTTGGTTCTGGTTTAGAAATGGCATCTATTGAAGAAGGTAGATCAGGTTGGGCTGTAGTGTTTGTAAGTGATGCGATAGAAGTAACTATATTTGTATATGTTGATGTTCGTGGAATAACTTCGCAACTAGTTACGTCGTGAGTTATTGTATTAGTTGTATCGAAAGTAGTTGGAATAGTAGCAAGTATAGTTGTATACTGAGATGGATTATTTGGAAGTTGTTGAGTCGTTGAGATAATTAGTTCAGAGGTTATAGGAACAATAGTCTCAACAGTTTGGAATGTGGTTATAGTATTGGTACTATTGTAAATTATAGTAGaaaattgtttttgaaTCTCTGTGGTTGGAATAGTATTCGTAACAACTGTATTTATCGTAAAGgtagaagaaataatattggtGGAAATTATTTCAGTGGTTTTAGAAATTGTATTTGTTATGTTATTTGATTCAATAATGAAAGTTGGAATTGTAGTAACTACtgttttttccaaaattgaaatttcctcggttgttgttgttggtATAGCACAAGAGCCATCTGCTgtaattgtaattgtattattaatgtaTTGAACATGATCAGACAAAGTAGTAGTCGAAATGattgtttttgtttcaaTAATTGAGGAGTTGAGAGTAACAGTGACAGGTAGAACTGAAGAGTTGactgtaataattttagtaCTTGGTGCCAAGGTGGAGTTTACCGTGACTGTTTGAGTATTTGGATTGAATGTGGGGTTAACAGTGATGGTGACGGGTGGAACTGAAGATTTTACTGTAACTATCTTGGTAATAGAGGAATTCATTGTAACTGTTTCAATGATAGAAGAGTTTATTGTAACTGTTTCGATGATAGAGGAGTTTATTGTAACTGTTTGGGTACTTGGTTCAAGAGTAGAATTTATTGTGATAGTAACTGGAGGAACTGAAGAATTAACAGTTATTGTTTCAGTACTTGGTGTGAGAGTGGAATTCACGGTAACTGTTTCGGTTATTTGTGGCAAAGTAGAGTTTACAGTAACTGTTTCAGTGATTTGAGGTAAAGTAGAGTTAATAGTAACTATTTGAGTACTTGGAGGAAGTGTAGTATCGATTGTGATGGTGACAGGTGGTAAAGAGGAATTAACGGTGATTGTCTCATAAATAGAAGAGTTAACAGTAATTATCTGTGTACTTGGAGGGATAGTTGTTTTCAAAATAACTGTCTCTGTGTTTGGTAATAAAGTGGAGTTAACAGTAATTGTTATTGGCGGTAAAGTTGTTTCCAAAGTAACTGTTTCTGTTTTTGGGAGTAAAGTAGAATTGATTGTAACTGTCGTTGGAGGtattgatgataaaataGTCATTGTTTTCGTTTCTTGAGATAAAGTTACATTTTTGGTAATTGTGGGTGCACTGAGGGTTACTGTGGATGTGCTAGGAATAACGGTAGTTGTAGAACCATGCTCTGTGATTGTAATTGTAGACCCATGCTCTGTAACTGTTGATGCACTAGGAGTAAATGTAGCAGTTAGAACACTTAGAGTTACTGTGGAAGCTGGCTTTGTAATAATGGTTGTAGAACCATGTTCTGTAACAGTTGATGCCCTCATAGTCACTGTAGAGGCTGGTTGTGTAACTGTAGTTGTAGAGCCATGTTCGGTAACTGTAGAAGCACTCAATGTAACTGTAGGCCCTTGTTCAGTAACAGTTGATGCACATAGAGTCACTGTAGATGCAGATTCTGTAACTGTAGTTGTAGAGCCATGTTCAGTAACTGTAGGTCCTTGTTCAGTGACTGTGGAAGCACTTAGAGTCACTGTAGATGCAGATTCTATAACTGTAGTTGTAGAGCCATGTTCAGTAACTGTGGAAGCACTTAATGTAACCGTAACTGTAGGTCCTTGTTCAGTAACAGTTGAAGCACTTTCTataaatgtaaatgtaGAAGTGTTTCCAATTGTTTGAGTAGCACAGTTTGAATAAACAGTAGTAACAGTAGCGGTTTCTGTAACAAACTTTGTACATTGTATGATAGTACTTGTAGTTGTTTGTATGGGGGAAGAAGTGAATCGAGGTTCTTCATTAagtattgttgttgtaaCACATGAAGGGCAGATATATGATGTAAACACTTGTTTTCTTGAAATAGTAGTAGTATCTAAGGCATTAGAAAATTGTAAGATTAAAAATGTGAagagtaataataatttcattttagGGTATATATTTGTCATCTTATAATATTGGATTGGTGTATTGTGATGAGTAACATGATTAAGGTTATGGAATGAAAGAGGTTGCcgtatttatataaattgtGAAGTATCATTTGACTATGAGTCTCAAAGTTGGggaaaattaaagataagTCTTTGAGGATGAGTGTTTGAGGATGAGTGTTTGAGGATGAGTGTTTGAGGATGGGTGTTAGGATGAGTGTATGGGGATGAGTGTATGGGGATGAGTGTTAGGGCGAGTATTTAAGGCAAAAAGATCTGTAGTTTCCTTGGGAATAGAAGTGTCAGACATGTTTGtgacatttttattttataaaaaatggttttaatatatttaactAATTGTTTTGTATTTTGAGGTTTAATTCTaggtatatttttttatatatgatGTAGTGACTAAATAGGTAAAATACATGCGAAACGAAATCGGATACGTAATGGAAAAGTAAGGAAATCAGGGATATGCCTAATATGGTAAATTACACACGTAATTTGAGcgaaaatttcaaaatggTGAGCAATTGCAAGAGTAGGTAAGAATAGGTTATGACAGAATAATAACGTTCAGTTATGAGGTATGTTTCAAAGatgttatatatatatatatatatatatatattactaTGTATAAATGATTGGAGTATGCCGTATATACGCCCAATTATgcaataaatattttaaagttttaaattttctttcaaattagTTTCTTCAATTGGAGAAGCTTCCAAAGGAGAAAATGAATTCTTCCGACGGGATTTGTaactgttattattattattattgggGTGATTAGCATTATAATTATGATCAATAATGTTTGTGTTTTGAATGCAGCCGTCTGACTGGATCGATCTTGGTGTGTTTGAATATGTAACATTTTTAGATAAATTACTACGATTTTTTCGTATAGAAGGGgtatttttccaatttgaATGAGTCAGAATAAAATGAGGATCCTTTGTAGGAGGTTTTTGTACTTTATACAATTGcctttttatcattaaattttcaactTCTAAGCATTGGATttgtttcaataatttgatCATTAAGCATTCTTGTTCCATTTCCATTTGATTAATCAATGTTTCGCGGGACATGCGGGCTTGTAGCCCTAGGTTGGGGAGGCAATGAGGAAACTCTTGGTTGAGTATGTCTTGGAGATGGCCTTGGAGATGGCCTTGGAGATACCCTGGTGGCATCCTGCGTGTGATCCCATGAGGCAGCCCTAGGGTTGGACCTGGGCGACCCCTGGCGGCGAGGCGTAGGGGGTGGCCTGTCGCGATGCCGTGGCGCTGCTGCGGCCGTGTCTGTGGCAGGGTGGGAGAGCTGGTGTGCTGCGTACTGCTGTGGGTCATAAGGTGCGTGACGTGAGCACTCGGACGGATGGTGCGTCGAACTTGTAGAGTATGATATATCTTCACGAAGAGTTTCTGAGCTGGACAGACTATGAGTATCCTCGAAATCCTTATTCTTGGATTTGTCACTGGCCACGTGCTTACGGTTATGCTTGTGATTATTTCTGCGGTTGTGGGTGTGTTTCTGCTGTTTGAGTTCTTCCTCTCGTAACCTACGTTTGAAATACTTGTCGATCTGGCGTTCACGTTGCTCTCTACGAATCTCACGCTCTTCAGCACGTTCTTTTGCGTGTTTTTTTGGATATAGAAATAGCCGCCGGTGACTTTGGCACCTAGTAGTGCCGCCCAAAAGAACAGCATCGTGTGGTAGCTGGGTTTATATACTTCGTGGAGTGTGTCATGCAGGCCTTATTATATACGACGGAACGAAGGTGGCGTGGCTACAACTACTTACTCCGTGGCCGTTTGAGCTAGCAGCCGGCAAAACTCCGCCGGCCCCGGGAGTGCCTGTGGTATCACGTGTGAAGACTCATCTTTAGTCATGTGGGATGCATTTACCATGTGATCATGTAATGATAGTAGAGCAACGGCAAGGTCTTTGGAAGTGGGTCTTTCTGTAGCCGTAAGACGATTCATCTTAGATAATCTAATTGCAATTTCTTGTTGGTGATTATCTTGAAGATAAGGATTAGGTACAACACAAAGTGGTACTTGTGCACCAAATGCATCAAGGATAGAGCCAGTTCCAGCATGTGCAATTGCTACAACTGTATCTGCATTGGATAAAATTGTTGTAACTTGTGATGAATATGCGATGCCCACCAGATAAAGAGAGTTCCCGACGGTAGTGGTCACGTGCGCAGACGTGAGGGAAGGGCATCCAAGTTCACGACATTCGGAATTATCTTTCGCAGAGGTATACTGAGTGTCTTGGAAGACTTTTGAAACTGTATCCTTGAATTGAGTCTCTGAATAAAGTGCACCATGCTGTATTACAACTCGTTGGACTCCCCAAGTTTTATTGAGAATAGTTAGCACGTGATCTGTCAGTACagaatcaattaattgagGAAAAGGTGCAGTAGCACCACATGTAACAAACGCtgttttcattatttggttgattttaaagaaatgtATAGCCTtgtttctctttttttttattattatgcttatcctttaaatattattattaccaaacaggtttttttaattattatatatattttccgAATAGATTTTCGTTCTCCGggtaatgaatttttaaatcgGGTGGCAAAGGGAAATATATACTATAGATCTATAAGCTTATATTTGCAattatatgtatatatatattttagtaaaaaatatttggtaaGCATATTTATATGGCTCTGAAACAATTATTCCTACACAAgcacatatatatacaccATGGCCACAGCTATACAAATAAACCATCATGAAAGTGGTATCAAGccatattttgaacagaAAATTCAAGATATCGAACTTCAAATTAGAGCTAAAACTGAAAATCTACGTAGATTAGAAGCTCAAAGAAATCAACTTAATGATAAAGTGCGCTTCATTAGAGATGAATTACGTCTATTACAAGAGCCTGGTTCATATGTGGGAGAAATTATCAAGATCATCTCTGATAAGAGAGTTCTTGTCAAAATTCAACCGGAAGGTAAATATATTGTAGATGTTGCCAaggatattaatattaaagaattgaagCCCTCTCAAAGAGTTTGTTTGAAAAGTGATTCATATCTATTGCATAAAGTGTTGAAGAATAAATCAGATCCATTAGTCTCTTTGATGATGGTAGAAAAAGTTCCAGATTCCACTTACGATATGGTTGGTGGTCTtacaaaacaaattaaagaaattaaagaagtTATTGAATTACCTGTAAAACATCCAGAATTGTTTGAAAGTTTAGGGATTGCGCAACCAAAGGGGGTCATTCTTTATGGTCCACCAGGTACTGGGAAAACTTTATTAGCAAGAGCTGTGGCTCATCATACTGATTGTAAATTTATAAGAGTCTCAGGTGCAGAATTagttcaaaaatatattggtGAGGGTTCTAGAATGGTTAGAGAATTATTCGTCATGGCAAGAGAGCATGCTCCTTCCATCATATTTATGGATGAAATAGATTCTATTGGTTCCAGTCGTGTAGAAGGTGGTTCCGGTGGTGGAGATTCAGAAGTACAAAGAACAATGttggaattattaaatcaattggaCGGGTTTGAAACTTCcaagaatattaaaattatcatgGCTACAAATCGATTGGATATTCTGGATCCAGCTCTTCTAAGACCTGGGAGAATCGATAGAAAGATTGAATTCCCTCCTCCTACCGTTGCTGCAAGAACAGAAATCTTACGTATTCATTCtagaaaaatgaatttgacAAGGGGTATCAATTTAAGAAAGATTGCAGAAAAGATGAACGGTTGTTCGGGAGCAGATGTAAAAGGTGTTTGTACTGAAGCTGGGATGTATGCTTTAAGAGAAAGAAGAATACATGTCACTCAAGAAGATTTCGAATTAGCCGTAGCTAAGgtaatgaataaaaatcaaGAAACTGCTATTTCGGTGgctaaattatttaaatagttTCAAAATAGAGCAAATAAGACAGCCAACAAGAATGTCTCGATTTGTAATTTACATTCTATAACATTTATAACGTGTGTGtatgtttttctttttttttctttttttggttttataattaatattgcTTTGTAACATCATTTTGTGACATTTACTGAATTTGTGACATCAATTTTCcgtttttaaaattttttttttttaaagaaaaatttgtGATGAAGGCATCGCGAAATGTAGacgaaaatgaaaattttttttcacaaaatcatcatttcaaattaaattttattattttcactTAATCGAAATTCAATCCATCTTCATCGATCTATATTCAGTTTACAATCTAAACaggtaaaaaaattttttgatggTCATTGAACTAAgttagtatttttttattttattttgcttTGAACTATTcacaatttttcttcaaatcttgaatattttcagtttttttttaaaaaattattaacttccttcaatctttattatttacatcTGGCATTTTAGGAACTCACTTGACATTCCAAGATCTCTCTCAATTGACATCCTAATATCTCTCCATCAAAATGGATACAACAACCACTGCTGATGATACTAATATCTCTCAAGCTGAAAAGACTAGAAGAGACTTTATAGAACAAAGTAAATTAAGAAAAGCTGCCATTgaacaaagaaaattaaaggaaaaagCTGAAGAAGATGCTAAGAAGGTTCAAGAGctagaaaaggaaaaagaagTCCAAAAAGCTAATGACATTGAAAAGGAAAAGGAAGCTGCTGCTGCAGatttatcttcattatcattagaagaattattgcCAAAATTAAACCAACAAATGTCTATTATGGAAAAGataaagttgaaaaaattgattaaacAAAAGGAAActgaattattaactaAAAATGATCAAGCTTCGTCAAAAGATGCAGCTCCTCAAGAAAATCCTAAAACTGCTCCAGGAAATGAATCTACTTCTCAGGAAAATCAAGTAGCTTCTCCAGAAGAGGCTGTTGCTTCTACTGATGATATTCCATCTGCTGCTGATGATCCTTCTACATCCGATGATACTAGTTCTATTGATAAAAAGCAAGAACCTTTAGATGATGGTTCTATTACTTATACCACTCTATTAAAATTCTTAGAAAATGCAAAAccaattgatgatattttcaattttgcTTATCCACAAGGTATTGAAAATCCAGATGTTagatataaaaaagatCATATCAAATATACTTATGGTCCTGCTTTTCTTTTACAATTTAAGGATAAAGTGAATGTTACATTAGATAATGAATGGGCAAGTGAAAATACTGCAAAGATTGTTATTCCAGCAGGTTTAAATAAGCAAAATAGATCAAGagataatagtaatagatTTGGTGCCAATTCTCGTAATAATAGCACTTCTGATTTTAGAAGATCTGGTTCTATGAGAAGTATGGATGGTAGGAATAGTTCCAAAAGAAGATCAAAGAGGGGTGGAGATGATAGAAGATCCAATAGATCTTATACTTCAAGAAGAGATCGTGAAAGGGAAAACGAAGAAAAAACTGCTGATGAAACTTCAGCTGTTGAGGTGGCTCCTCTAGTTCCTTCAGCTAATAGATGGGTTCCGAAATCTAGAATGAAGCAAACAGAAAAGAATATGGCTCCAGATGGTGTTACTGAATTATTAACCACTGAAGAAGCAGAAAGAAATACAAAATCTttgttaaataaattaactttagaaaaatttgaCCCAATTTCCGCCAAATTATTAGCTATTGCAAATCAATCACAATGGGAAGAAAATGGTGAAACTTTACAATTAGTCATTGAACAAGTTTTCCGTAAAGCGTGTGATGAACCTCATTGGTCTTCCATGTATGCACAATTATGTGGTAAAATCgtaaaagaattgaataCAGAGATTAAAGATACCTCTAATGAAGGTAAAACTGGTCCAAAATTAGTTTTACACTATTTAGTTGTTAGATGTCATactgaatttgaaaaaggtTGGGCTGATAAATTACCTACAAAGGAAGATGGTTCTCCATTGGAACCTGAAATGATGTCCGatgaatattatcaaattgcAGCCGCAAAGAGAAGAGGTTTAGGTTTGGTACGTTTTATTGGTTTCttatattgtttaaatttattaacagGTAAAATGATGTTTGAATGTTTCCGTAGATTaatgaaagatttaaataataatccatCTGATGAAACTTTAGAATCTGTGgtagaattattgaatacTGTAGGCTCTCAATTTGAATCTGATAGATTCACTGCTGGCCAAGTCTCCTTAGACGGATCTGCTTTATTCGATAGTTTATTTGCgttattacaaaatatcATTGATGGAAATAAAACTTCTTCAAGAATTAGtttcaaattattggaTGTTATAGAATTAAGAGATGTTAAACATTGGAACAACGATAAGAAAGATGAAGGTCCAAAGACTATTCAACAAATTcatgaagaagaagaaagaagaCGTCAATTGAAAGCTTCTGCATCTAGTTCAAGACAAAGTTCCAGGAGAGGTCATAATAATAGCACTAGAAATTCTTCTAGAAGAGAGCCTGTCAAAGTCTCTCATGATGATTTCATAACAACAAGATCAGGCTCTTCTAGACGCTCTCAAAGACCACAACCAGTccaaaaagaagaattaaggCCTACTATgtcttcttcaaatatgTTTAGTGCATTAATGGATAATAATGACGATGAATAAATGGCTTCATAAGAGACTAGGAATACTGAAAAGAATTCaagtttatatattaata
The window above is part of the Henningerozyma blattae CBS 6284 chromosome 2, complete genome genome. Proteins encoded here:
- the TBLA0B09850 gene encoding beta strand repeat-containing protein (ancestral locus Anc_4.60) → MTNIYPKMKLLLLFTFLILQFSNALDTTTISRKQVFTSYICPSCVTTTILNEEPRFTSSPIQTTTSTIIQCTKFVTETATVTTVYSNCATQTIGNTSTFTFIESASTVTEQGPTVTVTLSASTVTEHGSTTTVIESASTVTLSASTVTEQGPTVTEHGSTTTVTESASTVTLCASTVTEQGPTVTLSASTVTEHGSTTTVTQPASTVTMRASTVTEHGSTTIITKPASTVTLSVLTATFTPSASTVTEHGSTITITEHGSTTTVIPSTSTVTLSAPTITKNVTLSQETKTMTILSSIPPTTVTINSTLLPKTETVTLETTLPPITITVNSTLLPNTETVILKTTIPPSTQIITVNSSIYETITVNSSLPPVTITIDTTLPPSTQIVTINSTLPQITETVTVNSTLPQITETVTVNSTLTPSTETITVNSSVPPVTITINSTLEPSTQTVTINSSIIETVTINSSIIETVTMNSSITKIVTVKSSVPPVTITVNPTFNPNTQTVTVNSTLAPSTKIITVNSSVLPVTVTLNSSIIETKTIISTTTLSDHVQYINNTITITADGSCAIPTTTTEEISILEKTVVTTIPTFIIESNNITNTISKTTEIISTNIISSTFTINTVVTNTIPTTEIQKQFSTIIYNSTNTITTFQTVETIVPITSELIISTTQQLPNNPSQYTTILATIPTTFDTTNTITHDVTSCEVIPRTSTYTNIVTSIASLTNTTAQPDLPSSIDAISKPEPTSTITETLPTIVEQVSFSTLSSSSIPTHSYPVTVSQFEGSASHIKGSFALILLALIAFF
- the RTS3 gene encoding Rts3p (similar to Saccharomyces cerevisiae RTS3 (YGR161C); ancestral locus Anc_4.59) — its product is MLFFWAALLGAKVTGGYFYIQKNTQKNVLKSVRFVESNVNARSTSISNVGYERKNSNSRNTPTTAEIITSITVSTWPVTNPRIRISRILIVCPAQKLFVKIYHTLQVRRTIRPSAHVTHLMTHSSTQHTSSPTLPQTRPQQRHGIATGHPLRLAARGRPGPTLGLPHGITRRMPPGYLQGHLQGHLQDILNQEFPHCLPNLGLQARMSRETLINQMEMEQECLMIKLLKQIQCLEVENLMIKRQLYKVQKPPTKDPHFILTHSNWKNTPSIRKNRSNLSKNVTYSNTPRSIQSDGCIQNTNIIDHNYNANHPNNNNNNSYKSRRKNSFSPLEASPIEETNLKENLKL
- the ALG13 gene encoding N-acetylglucosaminyldiphosphodolichol N-acetylglucosaminyltransferase catalytic subunit ALG13 (similar to Saccharomyces cerevisiae ALG13 (YGL047W); ancestral locus Anc_4.58), whose translation is MKTAFVTCGATAPFPQLIDSVLTDHVLTILNKTWGVQRVVIQHGALYSETQFKDTVSKVFQDTQYTSAKDNSECRELGCPSLTSAHVTTTVGNSLYLVGIAYSSQVTTILSNADTVVAIAHAGTGSILDAFGAQVPLCVVPNPYLQDNHQQEIAIRLSKMNRLTATERPTSKDLAVALLSLHDHMVNASHMTKDESSHVIPQALPGPAEFCRLLAQTATE
- the RPT6 gene encoding proteasome regulatory particle base subunit RPT6 (similar to Saccharomyces cerevisiae RPT6 (YGL048C); ancestral locus Anc_4.57), whose product is MATAIQINHHESGIKPYFEQKIQDIELQIRAKTENLRRLEAQRNQLNDKVRFIRDELRLLQEPGSYVGEIIKIISDKRVLVKIQPEGKYIVDVAKDINIKELKPSQRVCLKSDSYLLHKVLKNKSDPLVSLMMVEKVPDSTYDMVGGLTKQIKEIKEVIELPVKHPELFESLGIAQPKGVILYGPPGTGKTLLARAVAHHTDCKFIRVSGAELVQKYIGEGSRMVRELFVMAREHAPSIIFMDEIDSIGSSRVEGGSGGGDSEVQRTMLELLNQLDGFETSKNIKIIMATNRLDILDPALLRPGRIDRKIEFPPPTVAARTEILRIHSRKMNLTRGINLRKIAEKMNGCSGADVKGVCTEAGMYALRERRIHVTQEDFELAVAKVMNKNQETAISVAKLFK
- the TBLA0B09890 gene encoding uncharacterized protein (similar to Saccharomyces cerevisiae TIF4632 (YGL049C) and TIF4631 (YGR162W); ancestral locus Anc_4.56); amino-acid sequence: MDTTTTADDTNISQAEKTRRDFIEQSKLRKAAIEQRKLKEKAEEDAKKVQELEKEKEVQKANDIEKEKEAAAADLSSLSLEELLPKLNQQMSIMEKIKLKKLIKQKETELLTKNDQASSKDAAPQENPKTAPGNESTSQENQVASPEEAVASTDDIPSAADDPSTSDDTSSIDKKQEPLDDGSITYTTLLKFLENAKPIDDIFNFAYPQGIENPDVRYKKDHIKYTYGPAFLLQFKDKVNVTLDNEWASENTAKIVIPAGLNKQNRSRDNSNRFGANSRNNSTSDFRRSGSMRSMDGRNSSKRRSKRGGDDRRSNRSYTSRRDRERENEEKTADETSAVEVAPLVPSANRWVPKSRMKQTEKNMAPDGVTELLTTEEAERNTKSLLNKLTLEKFDPISAKLLAIANQSQWEENGETLQLVIEQVFRKACDEPHWSSMYAQLCGKIVKELNTEIKDTSNEGKTGPKLVLHYLVVRCHTEFEKGWADKLPTKEDGSPLEPEMMSDEYYQIAAAKRRGLGLVRFIGFLYCLNLLTGKMMFECFRRLMKDLNNNPSDETLESVVELLNTVGSQFESDRFTAGQVSLDGSALFDSLFALLQNIIDGNKTSSRISFKLLDVIELRDVKHWNNDKKDEGPKTIQQIHEEEERRRQLKASASSSRQSSRRGHNNSTRNSSRREPVKVSHDDFITTRSGSSRRSQRPQPVQKEELRPTMSSSNMFSALMDNNDDE